The following proteins are encoded in a genomic region of Struthio camelus isolate bStrCam1 chromosome 3, bStrCam1.hap1, whole genome shotgun sequence:
- the CLN8 gene encoding protein CLN8 yields MNPTNDDTVLGTIFDWDYLLWEVRLTFLAAGFLIYLGVFLLSHWMSSWMSTTYRALYAKEKVFWNMAVTRGVFGLQSCVAGLWALLIDPVFHADKVYSQQKWSWFNCLIAAGFFLLENVAVHLSNIVFRTFDVFLVVHHLLAFGGLAGLVLNVKSGHYLPLMGMLLEMSTPSTCISWMLLKAGCANTFFWKANQWVMIHLFHCRMILTYHMWWVCIANWNYVVENLGLLHFIILFSGLFAVTLILNPYWTYKKTQQLLNPTDWNFESKAVKNGKLSGDTYQKKRM; encoded by the exons atgaaTCCAACAAATGATGATACAGTGCTTGGGACCATATTTGACTGGGACTATCTCTTATGGGAAGTTCGTTTGACGTTTCTAGCTGCTGGTTTTTTAATCTATCTGggagtttttcttctgtctcacTGGATGTCTTCATGGATGAGTACCACTTATCGTGCCTTGTATGCAAAGGAGAAGGTCTTTTGGAATATGGCAGTTACACGTGGTGTGTTTGGTCTTCAGAGCTGTGTTGCTGGTTTATGGGCTTTGCTCATAGATCCCGTTTTTCATGCTGACAAAGTGTATTCACAACAAAAGTGGAGCTGGTTTAACTGTTTAatagctgctgggttttttttgcttgaaaatgtAGCTGTTCACTTGTCCAATATCGTTTTTAGAACATTTGATGTTTTCTTAGTAGTTCATCACCTCCTTGCTTTTGGTGGCTTGGCTGGTCTAGTACTTAATGTAAAATCTGGACACTATCTACCTTTGATGGGAATGTTGCTGGAGATGAGTACTCCCTCAACCTGCATTTCCTGGATGCTTTTAAAG gctGGCTGTGCTAATACCTTTTTCTGGAAGGCAAACCAGTGGGTAATGATCCACCTGTTTCACTGCCGCATGATTCTTACTTATCACATGTGGTGGGTGTGTATTGCCAACTGGAATTACGTGGTGGAAAATCTGGGacttcttcattttattattttattttcggGATTGTTTGCAGTCACACTAATACTTAACCCGTACTGGACATACAAAAAAACTCAACAGCTTCTCAACCCAACTGACTGGAACTTTGAAAGTAAAGcagtgaaaaatggaaaattaagtgGTGATACATATCAAAAGAAGAGGATGTAA